A window of the Dunckerocampus dactyliophorus isolate RoL2022-P2 chromosome 21, RoL_Ddac_1.1, whole genome shotgun sequence genome harbors these coding sequences:
- the rbis gene encoding ribosomal biogenesis factor: MGKNKQKGKKQTNVFQVANQHLKAKNKAKPVRTSLKHINAVKNEKVENLNQIFSEVQRDVTNVSKSVAPEPKTQTLIVREPPKESVNVDNAAQLFSQL; encoded by the exons ATGggcaaaaacaagcaaaagggcaaaaaacagacaaatgtCTTCCAAGTGGCCAACCAGCACCTGAAggccaaaaacaaagcaaaacctGTGAGGACATCGCTCAAACAT ATCAACGCGGTGAAGAACGAGAAGGTGGAGAACCTCAATCAGATCTTCTCCGAGGTCCAGAGGGATGTGACGAATGTTTCCAAAAGTGTGGCTCCAGAACCAAAAACACAAACGCTG ATTGTCAGAGAGCCGCCAAAGGAATCCGTGAATGTTGACAACGCTGCTCAGCTCTTCTCTCAGCTGTGA
- the LOC129173893 gene encoding carbonic anhydrase 1-like: MGALLSFGGLQELLQNLIGPNMAHAWGYAANNGPDKWVDSFPIANGPRQSPIDIIPGHASYDGGLKPLSLKYDPSTCLDILNNGHSFQVTFMDDTDSSILTGGPVSGVYRLKQFHFHWGASDDRGSEHTVAGNKYPAELHLVHWNTKYASFGEAAGQPDGLAVVGVFLQIGDENASLQKVLDAFGDIKTKGKQTTFPGFDPATLLPPCLDYWTYDGSLTTPPLLESVTWIVCKDPISVSSAQMGRFRSLLFTAEGEAECCMVDNYRPPQPLKGRQVRAFFK, encoded by the exons ATGGGGGCTTTACTGTCTTTTGGAGGACTGCAGGAGCTCTTGCAAAACCTCATTGGTCCAAACATGGCTCATGCATGGGGATACGCTGCGAATAACG GACCAGACAAATGGGTTGATTCTTTCCCCATCGCCAACGGACCGCGTCAGTCGCCCATTGACATCATCCCGGGCCACGCGTCCTACGACGGCGGGCTGAAGCCGCTCAGCCTCAAGTACGACCCGTCCACCTGCCTGGACATCCTCAACAATGGCCATTCCTTCCAGGTCACCTTCATGGACGACACCGACAGCTCCA TCCTGACCGGCGGCCCCGTCTCGGGCGTGTACCGCCTCAAGCAGTTCCACTTCCACTGGGGGGCTTCTGACGACAGGGGCTCGGAGCACACGGTGGCCGGGAACAAGTACCCCGCTGAG CTTCATCTGGTGCACTGGAACACCAAGTACGCCAGCTTCGGTGAAGCCGCCGGCCAGCCGGACGGGCTCGCCGTCGTGGGAGTCTTCCTGCAG ATTGGTGATGAAAACGCCAGCCTGCAGAAGGTTCTGGACGCCTTCGGGGACATCAAGACCAAA GGCAAGCAGACCACCTTCCCTGGCTTCGATCCCGCCACCTTGCTCCCCCCTTGCCTGGACTACTGGACCTATGACGGCTCCCTGACCACGCCCCCTTTACTGGAGAGCGTCACCTGGATCGTCTGCAAGGACCCCATCAGCGTCAGCTCGGCGCAG ATGGGCAGATTCCGCAGCCTGCTTTTCACCGCCGAGGGCGAGGCCGAGTGCTGCATGGTGGACAACTACCGTCCCCCGCAGCCGCTCAAAGGGCGCCAAGTGCGCGCTTTCTTCAAGTGA